Proteins from a single region of Corylus avellana chromosome ca11, CavTom2PMs-1.0:
- the LOC132165524 gene encoding transcription initiation factor TFIID subunit 4b-like isoform X4 yields MDPSIMKLLEEDEDESMHSGADVEAFQAALNRDIGGDASTSQPSDSDNAALSQGSNHTSSQSLPQWQNASQDQSSESQIEQDQRSAQQQEQTLSGMELKQHGSVIESQQQNTVPEELKHLQMPQKKSQDDCQQGKGHPTSLQNPQTTEMQISEKIRTPIDEPDRRPSLEGESQYAKLQKMSNQQATITEQASNPINRTKPGQVPFGVLLPVLQAQLDKDRAMQLQTIFAKLKKNEIPKEGFVRLMRGIVGDHMLKLAVMKIQSQPSSNQFQLQSQASARQNPQRMPSVSASSTQFSDPHSFAQLHQKGTDSSADPSHTAVVQMPADSSYPTIENDAQKTREVNRQSDSHGIQVSQVSSSSESTVNQEREQSSVTIQGLNKQQQQHLHFPPIYGSTGGNYHPYSGTNVNTSTSSVKPQPHDTQLRQISQHQNLSSTQLGGTTQGMNMMSLPKFERHNSINDPKRVQAGSVSHLANNSTPQQNSVPWQSSSNKEQYSAPSSSMAGVKQEAIDQATEQQHKPHFSHPQGLSCFSSAQLVQGNATPGIVKDETLEKQSSRMGLSTSTSMIPSNLVSPSMTTQLDPNVPLGSRIPSTASPSVTNARTTSKKPSIGQKKPLEALGSSPTLPSKKQKVSGAFSDQSIEQLNDVTAVSGVNLREEEEQLFSGPKEDSRVSEASRRVVQEEEERLILQKTPLQKKLAEIMTKCGLKSISNDVERCLSLCVEERMRGLISNLIRLSRQRVDIEKPRHRTLITLDVRQQIMTMNRKAREEWEKKQAEAERLRRLNEPEGNNGVEGEKEKDEGRAKSLKANKEEDDKMRTTAANVAARAAVGGDDMLSKWQLMAEQARQKREGGVDASGSQPGKDVSRRLTSGRKDNQDVEKKGNAASDILPASSNNIDEQLLLISVLLVWRSIC; encoded by the exons CTGCTTTGTCTCAAGGAAGCAATCATACTTCCAGTCAGTCATTACCACAATGGCAAAATGCTAGCCAAGATCAAAGCAGTGAATCTCAAATTGAACAAGACCAAAGAAGTGCACAGCAGCAAGAACAAACTTTATCTGGAATGGAGCTAAAGCAACATGGATCTGTTATTGAAAGTCAGCAACAGAATACTGTCCCGGAGGAACTCAAGCACCTTCAAATGCCACAGAAAAAATCCCAAGATGATTGTCAACAGGGGAAGGGGCATCCAACTTCCCTCCAGAATCCTCAGACAACTGAAATGCAGATTTCTGAAAAAATTCGTACACCAATAGATGAGCCAGATAGGAGACCTAGTCTGGAAGGTGAATCTCAATATGCGAAATTACAGAAGATGAGTAATCAACAGGCAACAATCACAGAGCAAGCAAGCAACCCAATAAATCGTACTAAACCAGGGCAAGTACCATTTGGCGTATTACTGCCCGTTCTACAAGCCCAACTTGATAAAGATAGAGCCATGCAACTCCAAACAATATTTGCAAAACTCAAG AAAAATGAGATCCCAAAAGAAGGGTTTGTCCGGCTCATGAGAGGTATTGTGGGAGATCATATGCTCAAATTGGCAGTAATGAAAATACAATCACAG CCAAGTTCCAATCAATTCCAGTTGCAATCTCAAGCTTCAGCACGGCAAAACCCTCAGCGGATGCCATCTGTTAGTGCCAGTTCCACACAATTCAGTGATCCCCACTCATTTGCACAACTTCATCAGAAGGGCACCGACTCTTCTGCAGACCCTTCTCATACTGCTGTTGTCCAAATGCCAGCTGATTCAAGCTATCCAACCATAGAAAATGATGCTCAGAAAACTCGAGAGGTGAATCGCCAGTCAGATTCTCATGGAATTCAAGTAAGCCAAGTATCTTCTTCCAGTGAGAGCACTGTCAATCAAGAAAGGGAGCAATCCTCAGTTACCATACAAGGTCTTAACAAGCAGCAGCAACAGCATTTGCACTTTCCACCCATTTATGGAAGTACTGGTGGTAATTATCATCCATATTCTGGGACAAATGTCAATACTTCAACATCATCTGTCAAACCACAACCTCATGATACACAATTGAGGCAAATTTCACAACATCAGAACTTGAGTTCCACTCAGTTAGGTGGAACAACACAGGGCATGAACATGATGAGCTTGCCTAAGTTTGAGAGGCACAATTCTATCAATGATCCAAAGCGAGTTCAGGCTGGATCTGTCTCTCACTTGGCAAACAATTCAACCCCACAACAGAATTCAGTTCCTTGGCAATCGTCATCAAATAAAGAACAATATTCTGCCCCTTCATCATCAATGGCTGGTGTAAAACAGGAAGCAATTGATCAGGCTACTGAGCAGCAGCACAAACCCCATTTTTCTCATCCACAAGGATTGTCTTGTTTTTCTTCTGCACAGCTTGTACAGGGAAATGCAACCCCTGGAATTGTAAAGGATGAAACTTTAGAGAAGCAGTCTTCGAGGATGGGTCTTTCGACATCCACAAGCATGATCCCTTCGAATTTAGTTTCTCCTTCTATGACAACACAATTGGATCCTAATGTCCCA TTAGGTTCTCGGATCCCATCTACCGCCTCTCCTTCTGTGACTAATGCAAGGACAACTTCCAAAAAGCCTTCTATTGGCCAGAAGAAACCACTTGAGGCACTTGGTTCATCACCAACTCTGCCAAG taaaaagcaaaaagtatcTGGGGCCTTTTCAGATCAAAGCATTGAACAACTCAATGATGTCACTGCAGTCAGTGGAGTTAATCTTAGG GAAGAGGAGGAACAACTATTTTCTGGACCCAAGGAGGACAGTCGAGTTTCAGAAGCATCTCGAAGAGTTgtgcaagaagaagaagagagactGATTTTGCAGAAAACTCCCCTCCAGAAAAAACTGGCAGAGATCA TGACCAAATGTGGTTTGAAGAGTATAAGCAATGATGTGGAGCGATGCTTGTCATTG TGTGTGGAGGAAAGAATGCGCGGATTAATAAGTAACCTAATCAGACTGTCAAGACAG CGGGTTGATATTGAGAAACCAAGACACCGTACTCTTATCACCTTGGATGTTCGACAACAAATCATGACAATGAACAGGAAAGCTAGGGAGGAATGGGAGAAAAAACAGGCTGAAGCAGAGAGGCTCCGGAGACTTAATGAA CCCGAGGGTAATAATGGAGTTGAGggagaaaaggagaaagatgAAGGTCGTGCTAAATCACTTAAG GCAAACAAAGAGGAGGATGACAAAATGAGGACAACAGCTGCAAATGTTGCTGCCCGTGCTGCTGTTGGAGGAGATGACATGTTGTCAAAATGGCAACTTATGGCTGAGCAAGCCCGGCAGAAACGTGAAGGAGGGGTGGATGCATCTGGTTCTCAGCCAGGTAAAGATGTGAGTCGCAGGCTGACATCTGGAAGAAAGGACAACCAAGACGTAGAGAAAAAGGGCAATGCAGCTTCTG ACATACTCCCTGCCTCATCCAACAACATTGATGAGCAACTTTTACTTATTTCTGTCTTATTAGTTTGGCGGAGTATTTGCTGA
- the LOC132165524 gene encoding transcription initiation factor TFIID subunit 4b-like isoform X2 — protein MDPSIMKLLEEDEDESMHSGADVEAFQAALNRDIGGDASTSQPSDSDNAALSQGSNHTSSQSLPQWQNASQDQSSESQIEQDQRSAQQQEQTLSGMELKQHGSVIESQQQNTVPEELKHLQMPQKKSQDDCQQGKGHPTSLQNPQTTEMQISEKIRTPIDEPDRRPSLEGESQYAKLQKMSNQQATITEQASNPINRTKPGQVPFGVLLPVLQAQLDKDRAMQLQTIFAKLKKNEIPKEGFVRLMRGIVGDHMLKLAVMKIQSQPSSNQFQLQSQASARQNPQRMPSVSASSTQFSDPHSFAQLHQKGTDSSADPSHTAVVQMPADSSYPTIENDAQKTREVNRQSDSHGIQVSQVSSSSESTVNQEREQSSVTIQGLNKQQQQHLHFPPIYGSTGGNYHPYSGTNVNTSTSSVKPQPHDTQLRQISQHQNLSSTQLGGTTQGMNMMSLPKFERHNSINDPKRVQAGSVSHLANNSTPQQNSVPWQSSSNKEQYSAPSSSMAGVKQEAIDQATEQQHKPHFSHPQGLSCFSSAQLVQGNATPGIVKDETLEKQSSRMGLSTSTSMIPSNLVSPSMTTQLDPNVPLGSRIPSTASPSVTNARTTSKKPSIGQKKPLEALGSSPTLPSKKQKVSGAFSDQSIEQLNDVTAVSGVNLREEEEQLFSGPKEDSRVSEASRRVVQEEEERLILQKTPLQKKLAEIMTKCGLKSISNDVERCLSLCVEERMRGLISNLIRLSRQRVDIEKPRHRTLITLDVRQQIMTMNRKAREEWEKKQAEAERLRRLNEPEGNNGVEGEKEKDEGRAKSLKANKEEDDKMRTTAANVAARAAVGGDDMLSKWQLMAEQARQKREGGVDASGSQPGKDVSRRLTSGRKDNQDVEKKGNAASGAVRKVGRNQVIVPQTKVARKISIKDVIAVLEREPQMSRSTLIYRLYERIHSDATVE, from the exons CTGCTTTGTCTCAAGGAAGCAATCATACTTCCAGTCAGTCATTACCACAATGGCAAAATGCTAGCCAAGATCAAAGCAGTGAATCTCAAATTGAACAAGACCAAAGAAGTGCACAGCAGCAAGAACAAACTTTATCTGGAATGGAGCTAAAGCAACATGGATCTGTTATTGAAAGTCAGCAACAGAATACTGTCCCGGAGGAACTCAAGCACCTTCAAATGCCACAGAAAAAATCCCAAGATGATTGTCAACAGGGGAAGGGGCATCCAACTTCCCTCCAGAATCCTCAGACAACTGAAATGCAGATTTCTGAAAAAATTCGTACACCAATAGATGAGCCAGATAGGAGACCTAGTCTGGAAGGTGAATCTCAATATGCGAAATTACAGAAGATGAGTAATCAACAGGCAACAATCACAGAGCAAGCAAGCAACCCAATAAATCGTACTAAACCAGGGCAAGTACCATTTGGCGTATTACTGCCCGTTCTACAAGCCCAACTTGATAAAGATAGAGCCATGCAACTCCAAACAATATTTGCAAAACTCAAG AAAAATGAGATCCCAAAAGAAGGGTTTGTCCGGCTCATGAGAGGTATTGTGGGAGATCATATGCTCAAATTGGCAGTAATGAAAATACAATCACAG CCAAGTTCCAATCAATTCCAGTTGCAATCTCAAGCTTCAGCACGGCAAAACCCTCAGCGGATGCCATCTGTTAGTGCCAGTTCCACACAATTCAGTGATCCCCACTCATTTGCACAACTTCATCAGAAGGGCACCGACTCTTCTGCAGACCCTTCTCATACTGCTGTTGTCCAAATGCCAGCTGATTCAAGCTATCCAACCATAGAAAATGATGCTCAGAAAACTCGAGAGGTGAATCGCCAGTCAGATTCTCATGGAATTCAAGTAAGCCAAGTATCTTCTTCCAGTGAGAGCACTGTCAATCAAGAAAGGGAGCAATCCTCAGTTACCATACAAGGTCTTAACAAGCAGCAGCAACAGCATTTGCACTTTCCACCCATTTATGGAAGTACTGGTGGTAATTATCATCCATATTCTGGGACAAATGTCAATACTTCAACATCATCTGTCAAACCACAACCTCATGATACACAATTGAGGCAAATTTCACAACATCAGAACTTGAGTTCCACTCAGTTAGGTGGAACAACACAGGGCATGAACATGATGAGCTTGCCTAAGTTTGAGAGGCACAATTCTATCAATGATCCAAAGCGAGTTCAGGCTGGATCTGTCTCTCACTTGGCAAACAATTCAACCCCACAACAGAATTCAGTTCCTTGGCAATCGTCATCAAATAAAGAACAATATTCTGCCCCTTCATCATCAATGGCTGGTGTAAAACAGGAAGCAATTGATCAGGCTACTGAGCAGCAGCACAAACCCCATTTTTCTCATCCACAAGGATTGTCTTGTTTTTCTTCTGCACAGCTTGTACAGGGAAATGCAACCCCTGGAATTGTAAAGGATGAAACTTTAGAGAAGCAGTCTTCGAGGATGGGTCTTTCGACATCCACAAGCATGATCCCTTCGAATTTAGTTTCTCCTTCTATGACAACACAATTGGATCCTAATGTCCCA TTAGGTTCTCGGATCCCATCTACCGCCTCTCCTTCTGTGACTAATGCAAGGACAACTTCCAAAAAGCCTTCTATTGGCCAGAAGAAACCACTTGAGGCACTTGGTTCATCACCAACTCTGCCAAG taaaaagcaaaaagtatcTGGGGCCTTTTCAGATCAAAGCATTGAACAACTCAATGATGTCACTGCAGTCAGTGGAGTTAATCTTAGG GAAGAGGAGGAACAACTATTTTCTGGACCCAAGGAGGACAGTCGAGTTTCAGAAGCATCTCGAAGAGTTgtgcaagaagaagaagagagactGATTTTGCAGAAAACTCCCCTCCAGAAAAAACTGGCAGAGATCA TGACCAAATGTGGTTTGAAGAGTATAAGCAATGATGTGGAGCGATGCTTGTCATTG TGTGTGGAGGAAAGAATGCGCGGATTAATAAGTAACCTAATCAGACTGTCAAGACAG CGGGTTGATATTGAGAAACCAAGACACCGTACTCTTATCACCTTGGATGTTCGACAACAAATCATGACAATGAACAGGAAAGCTAGGGAGGAATGGGAGAAAAAACAGGCTGAAGCAGAGAGGCTCCGGAGACTTAATGAA CCCGAGGGTAATAATGGAGTTGAGggagaaaaggagaaagatgAAGGTCGTGCTAAATCACTTAAG GCAAACAAAGAGGAGGATGACAAAATGAGGACAACAGCTGCAAATGTTGCTGCCCGTGCTGCTGTTGGAGGAGATGACATGTTGTCAAAATGGCAACTTATGGCTGAGCAAGCCCGGCAGAAACGTGAAGGAGGGGTGGATGCATCTGGTTCTCAGCCAGGTAAAGATGTGAGTCGCAGGCTGACATCTGGAAGAAAGGACAACCAAGACGTAGAGAAAAAGGGCAATGCAGCTTCTG GGGCTGTTAGAAAAGTTGGGAGGAACCAAGTTATTGTGCCTCAAACAAAGGTTGCGCGTAAGATCTCCATTAAGGATGTGATTGCTGTCCTGGAAAGGGAACCCCAGATGTCTAGGTCTACACTGATATATCGCTTGTATGAGAGAATTCACTCAGATGCCACCGTTGAATAG
- the LOC132165524 gene encoding transcription initiation factor TFIID subunit 4b-like isoform X5 gives MDPSIMKLLEEDEDESMHSGADVEAFQAALNRDIGGDASTSQPSDSDNAALSQGSNHTSSQSLPQWQNASQDQSSESQIEQDQRSAQQQEQTLSGMELKQHGSVIESQQQNTVPEELKHLQMPQKKSQDDCQQGKGHPTSLQNPQTTEMQISEKIRTPIDEPDRRPSLEGESQYAKLQKMSNQQATITEQASNPINRTKPGQVPFGVLLPVLQAQLDKDRAMQLQTIFAKLKKNEIPKEGFVRLMRGIVGDHMLKLAVMKIQSQPSSNQFQLQSQASARQNPQRMPSVSASSTQFSDPHSFAQLHQKGTDSSADPSHTAVVQMPADSSYPTIENDAQKTREVNRQSDSHGIQVSQVSSSSESTVNQEREQSSVTIQGLNKQQQQHLHFPPIYGSTGGNYHPYSGTNVNTSTSSVKPQPHDTQLRQISQHQNLSSTQLGGTTQGMNMMSLPKFERHNSINDPKRVQAGSVSHLANNSTPQQNSVPWQSSSNKEQYSAPSSSMAGVKQEAIDQATEQQHKPHFSHPQGLSCFSSAQLVQGNATPGIVKDETLEKQSSRMGLSTSTSMIPSNLVSPSMTTQLDPNVPLGSRIPSTASPSVTNARTTSKKPSIGQKKPLEALGSSPTLPSKKQKVSGAFSDQSIEQLNDVTAVSGVNLREEEEQLFSGPKEDSRVSEASRRVVQEEEERLILQKTPLQKKLAEIMTKCGLKSISNDVERCLSLCVEERMRGLISNLIRLSRQRVDIEKPRHRTLITLDVRQQIMTMNRKAREEWEKKQAEAERLRRLNEPEGNNGVEGEKEKDEGRAKSLKANKEEDDKMRTTAANVAARAAVGGDDMLSKWQLMAEQARQKREGGVDASGSQPGKDVSRRLTSGRKDNQDVEKKGNAASVWRSIC, from the exons CTGCTTTGTCTCAAGGAAGCAATCATACTTCCAGTCAGTCATTACCACAATGGCAAAATGCTAGCCAAGATCAAAGCAGTGAATCTCAAATTGAACAAGACCAAAGAAGTGCACAGCAGCAAGAACAAACTTTATCTGGAATGGAGCTAAAGCAACATGGATCTGTTATTGAAAGTCAGCAACAGAATACTGTCCCGGAGGAACTCAAGCACCTTCAAATGCCACAGAAAAAATCCCAAGATGATTGTCAACAGGGGAAGGGGCATCCAACTTCCCTCCAGAATCCTCAGACAACTGAAATGCAGATTTCTGAAAAAATTCGTACACCAATAGATGAGCCAGATAGGAGACCTAGTCTGGAAGGTGAATCTCAATATGCGAAATTACAGAAGATGAGTAATCAACAGGCAACAATCACAGAGCAAGCAAGCAACCCAATAAATCGTACTAAACCAGGGCAAGTACCATTTGGCGTATTACTGCCCGTTCTACAAGCCCAACTTGATAAAGATAGAGCCATGCAACTCCAAACAATATTTGCAAAACTCAAG AAAAATGAGATCCCAAAAGAAGGGTTTGTCCGGCTCATGAGAGGTATTGTGGGAGATCATATGCTCAAATTGGCAGTAATGAAAATACAATCACAG CCAAGTTCCAATCAATTCCAGTTGCAATCTCAAGCTTCAGCACGGCAAAACCCTCAGCGGATGCCATCTGTTAGTGCCAGTTCCACACAATTCAGTGATCCCCACTCATTTGCACAACTTCATCAGAAGGGCACCGACTCTTCTGCAGACCCTTCTCATACTGCTGTTGTCCAAATGCCAGCTGATTCAAGCTATCCAACCATAGAAAATGATGCTCAGAAAACTCGAGAGGTGAATCGCCAGTCAGATTCTCATGGAATTCAAGTAAGCCAAGTATCTTCTTCCAGTGAGAGCACTGTCAATCAAGAAAGGGAGCAATCCTCAGTTACCATACAAGGTCTTAACAAGCAGCAGCAACAGCATTTGCACTTTCCACCCATTTATGGAAGTACTGGTGGTAATTATCATCCATATTCTGGGACAAATGTCAATACTTCAACATCATCTGTCAAACCACAACCTCATGATACACAATTGAGGCAAATTTCACAACATCAGAACTTGAGTTCCACTCAGTTAGGTGGAACAACACAGGGCATGAACATGATGAGCTTGCCTAAGTTTGAGAGGCACAATTCTATCAATGATCCAAAGCGAGTTCAGGCTGGATCTGTCTCTCACTTGGCAAACAATTCAACCCCACAACAGAATTCAGTTCCTTGGCAATCGTCATCAAATAAAGAACAATATTCTGCCCCTTCATCATCAATGGCTGGTGTAAAACAGGAAGCAATTGATCAGGCTACTGAGCAGCAGCACAAACCCCATTTTTCTCATCCACAAGGATTGTCTTGTTTTTCTTCTGCACAGCTTGTACAGGGAAATGCAACCCCTGGAATTGTAAAGGATGAAACTTTAGAGAAGCAGTCTTCGAGGATGGGTCTTTCGACATCCACAAGCATGATCCCTTCGAATTTAGTTTCTCCTTCTATGACAACACAATTGGATCCTAATGTCCCA TTAGGTTCTCGGATCCCATCTACCGCCTCTCCTTCTGTGACTAATGCAAGGACAACTTCCAAAAAGCCTTCTATTGGCCAGAAGAAACCACTTGAGGCACTTGGTTCATCACCAACTCTGCCAAG taaaaagcaaaaagtatcTGGGGCCTTTTCAGATCAAAGCATTGAACAACTCAATGATGTCACTGCAGTCAGTGGAGTTAATCTTAGG GAAGAGGAGGAACAACTATTTTCTGGACCCAAGGAGGACAGTCGAGTTTCAGAAGCATCTCGAAGAGTTgtgcaagaagaagaagagagactGATTTTGCAGAAAACTCCCCTCCAGAAAAAACTGGCAGAGATCA TGACCAAATGTGGTTTGAAGAGTATAAGCAATGATGTGGAGCGATGCTTGTCATTG TGTGTGGAGGAAAGAATGCGCGGATTAATAAGTAACCTAATCAGACTGTCAAGACAG CGGGTTGATATTGAGAAACCAAGACACCGTACTCTTATCACCTTGGATGTTCGACAACAAATCATGACAATGAACAGGAAAGCTAGGGAGGAATGGGAGAAAAAACAGGCTGAAGCAGAGAGGCTCCGGAGACTTAATGAA CCCGAGGGTAATAATGGAGTTGAGggagaaaaggagaaagatgAAGGTCGTGCTAAATCACTTAAG GCAAACAAAGAGGAGGATGACAAAATGAGGACAACAGCTGCAAATGTTGCTGCCCGTGCTGCTGTTGGAGGAGATGACATGTTGTCAAAATGGCAACTTATGGCTGAGCAAGCCCGGCAGAAACGTGAAGGAGGGGTGGATGCATCTGGTTCTCAGCCAGGTAAAGATGTGAGTCGCAGGCTGACATCTGGAAGAAAGGACAACCAAGACGTAGAGAAAAAGGGCAATGCAGCTTCTG TTTGGCGGAGTATTTGCTGA
- the LOC132165524 gene encoding transcription initiation factor TFIID subunit 4b-like isoform X1 has product MDPSIMKLLEEDEDESMHSGADVEAFQAALNRDIGGDASTSQPSDSDNAALSQGSNHTSSQSLPQWQNASQDQSSESQIEQDQRSAQQQEQTLSGMELKQHGSVIESQQQNTVPEELKHLQMPQKKSQDDCQQGKGHPTSLQNPQTTEMQISEKIRTPIDEPDRRPSLEGESQYAKLQKMSNQQATITEQASNPINRTKPGQVPFGVLLPVLQAQLDKDRAMQLQTIFAKLKKNEIPKEGFVRLMRGIVGDHMLKLAVMKIQSQPSSNQFQLQSQASARQNPQRMPSVSASSTQFSDPHSFAQLHQKGTDSSADPSHTAVVQMPADSSYPTIENDAQKTREVNRQSDSHGIQVSQVSSSSESTVNQEREQSSVTIQGLNKQQQQHLHFPPIYGSTGGNYHPYSGTNVNTSTSSVKPQPHDTQLRQISQHQNLSSTQLGGTTQGMNMMSLPKFERHNSINDPKRVQAGSVSHLANNSTPQQNSVPWQSSSNKEQYSAPSSSMAGVKQEAIDQATEQQHKPHFSHPQGLSCFSSAQLVQGNATPGIVKDETLEKQSSRMGLSTSTSMIPSNLVSPSMTTQLDPNVPLGSRIPSTASPSVTNARTTSKKPSIGQKKPLEALGSSPTLPSKKQKVSGAFSDQSIEQLNDVTAVSGVNLREEEEQLFSGPKEDSRVSEASRRVVQEEEERLILQKTPLQKKLAEIMTKCGLKSISNDVERCLSLCVEERMRGLISNLIRLSRQRVDIEKPRHRTLITLDVRQQIMTMNRKAREEWEKKQAEAERLRRLNEPEGNNGVEGEKEKDEGRAKSLKANKEEDDKMRTTAANVAARAAVGGDDMLSKWQLMAEQARQKREGGVDASGSQPGKDVSRRLTSGRKDNQDVEKKGNAASAGAVRKVGRNQVIVPQTKVARKISIKDVIAVLEREPQMSRSTLIYRLYERIHSDATVE; this is encoded by the exons CTGCTTTGTCTCAAGGAAGCAATCATACTTCCAGTCAGTCATTACCACAATGGCAAAATGCTAGCCAAGATCAAAGCAGTGAATCTCAAATTGAACAAGACCAAAGAAGTGCACAGCAGCAAGAACAAACTTTATCTGGAATGGAGCTAAAGCAACATGGATCTGTTATTGAAAGTCAGCAACAGAATACTGTCCCGGAGGAACTCAAGCACCTTCAAATGCCACAGAAAAAATCCCAAGATGATTGTCAACAGGGGAAGGGGCATCCAACTTCCCTCCAGAATCCTCAGACAACTGAAATGCAGATTTCTGAAAAAATTCGTACACCAATAGATGAGCCAGATAGGAGACCTAGTCTGGAAGGTGAATCTCAATATGCGAAATTACAGAAGATGAGTAATCAACAGGCAACAATCACAGAGCAAGCAAGCAACCCAATAAATCGTACTAAACCAGGGCAAGTACCATTTGGCGTATTACTGCCCGTTCTACAAGCCCAACTTGATAAAGATAGAGCCATGCAACTCCAAACAATATTTGCAAAACTCAAG AAAAATGAGATCCCAAAAGAAGGGTTTGTCCGGCTCATGAGAGGTATTGTGGGAGATCATATGCTCAAATTGGCAGTAATGAAAATACAATCACAG CCAAGTTCCAATCAATTCCAGTTGCAATCTCAAGCTTCAGCACGGCAAAACCCTCAGCGGATGCCATCTGTTAGTGCCAGTTCCACACAATTCAGTGATCCCCACTCATTTGCACAACTTCATCAGAAGGGCACCGACTCTTCTGCAGACCCTTCTCATACTGCTGTTGTCCAAATGCCAGCTGATTCAAGCTATCCAACCATAGAAAATGATGCTCAGAAAACTCGAGAGGTGAATCGCCAGTCAGATTCTCATGGAATTCAAGTAAGCCAAGTATCTTCTTCCAGTGAGAGCACTGTCAATCAAGAAAGGGAGCAATCCTCAGTTACCATACAAGGTCTTAACAAGCAGCAGCAACAGCATTTGCACTTTCCACCCATTTATGGAAGTACTGGTGGTAATTATCATCCATATTCTGGGACAAATGTCAATACTTCAACATCATCTGTCAAACCACAACCTCATGATACACAATTGAGGCAAATTTCACAACATCAGAACTTGAGTTCCACTCAGTTAGGTGGAACAACACAGGGCATGAACATGATGAGCTTGCCTAAGTTTGAGAGGCACAATTCTATCAATGATCCAAAGCGAGTTCAGGCTGGATCTGTCTCTCACTTGGCAAACAATTCAACCCCACAACAGAATTCAGTTCCTTGGCAATCGTCATCAAATAAAGAACAATATTCTGCCCCTTCATCATCAATGGCTGGTGTAAAACAGGAAGCAATTGATCAGGCTACTGAGCAGCAGCACAAACCCCATTTTTCTCATCCACAAGGATTGTCTTGTTTTTCTTCTGCACAGCTTGTACAGGGAAATGCAACCCCTGGAATTGTAAAGGATGAAACTTTAGAGAAGCAGTCTTCGAGGATGGGTCTTTCGACATCCACAAGCATGATCCCTTCGAATTTAGTTTCTCCTTCTATGACAACACAATTGGATCCTAATGTCCCA TTAGGTTCTCGGATCCCATCTACCGCCTCTCCTTCTGTGACTAATGCAAGGACAACTTCCAAAAAGCCTTCTATTGGCCAGAAGAAACCACTTGAGGCACTTGGTTCATCACCAACTCTGCCAAG taaaaagcaaaaagtatcTGGGGCCTTTTCAGATCAAAGCATTGAACAACTCAATGATGTCACTGCAGTCAGTGGAGTTAATCTTAGG GAAGAGGAGGAACAACTATTTTCTGGACCCAAGGAGGACAGTCGAGTTTCAGAAGCATCTCGAAGAGTTgtgcaagaagaagaagagagactGATTTTGCAGAAAACTCCCCTCCAGAAAAAACTGGCAGAGATCA TGACCAAATGTGGTTTGAAGAGTATAAGCAATGATGTGGAGCGATGCTTGTCATTG TGTGTGGAGGAAAGAATGCGCGGATTAATAAGTAACCTAATCAGACTGTCAAGACAG CGGGTTGATATTGAGAAACCAAGACACCGTACTCTTATCACCTTGGATGTTCGACAACAAATCATGACAATGAACAGGAAAGCTAGGGAGGAATGGGAGAAAAAACAGGCTGAAGCAGAGAGGCTCCGGAGACTTAATGAA CCCGAGGGTAATAATGGAGTTGAGggagaaaaggagaaagatgAAGGTCGTGCTAAATCACTTAAG GCAAACAAAGAGGAGGATGACAAAATGAGGACAACAGCTGCAAATGTTGCTGCCCGTGCTGCTGTTGGAGGAGATGACATGTTGTCAAAATGGCAACTTATGGCTGAGCAAGCCCGGCAGAAACGTGAAGGAGGGGTGGATGCATCTGGTTCTCAGCCAGGTAAAGATGTGAGTCGCAGGCTGACATCTGGAAGAAAGGACAACCAAGACGTAGAGAAAAAGGGCAATGCAGCTTCTG CAGGGGCTGTTAGAAAAGTTGGGAGGAACCAAGTTATTGTGCCTCAAACAAAGGTTGCGCGTAAGATCTCCATTAAGGATGTGATTGCTGTCCTGGAAAGGGAACCCCAGATGTCTAGGTCTACACTGATATATCGCTTGTATGAGAGAATTCACTCAGATGCCACCGTTGAATAG